A window of Rhododendron vialii isolate Sample 1 chromosome 11a, ASM3025357v1 genomic DNA:
TTGGGAACATCTAACCTAGGAAGATCCTCGTGAAACGGAGGATCGTGGGCCGGGAATGATAGCTTATCCTTCCCGGCCAGCTCAAAAGGGCCGGTGTAGTGCTTCCGGCCCGTTAGGAGACAGATGTGTTGCAAATTGGGCGCGTTGGGGATCAACGTGTTCAGGACGTTTCGCAACATGGCGCCGTTGGCCTGGCAGTTTTCGGTCTCGTTGGATCGGTTGGTCCACGTAGTGTAGAAGAGGTGAGTGACGTCGGTTAAAGGGGAGAGGGTGGATTGGGTGAGGTCGGGGTCGGAGATGTCGCACTGGATGTAGTCGATGGGGTGGTCGGCGTTCCAGGTGGGACGGGGGCTGCGGGCGACGCCGTAGACCTTCCATGGGCCGCCGGGGGTGTCGGAGAGGGGGAGGATCTCGGCTAGGCTGTTTCCGACGATCCCCGTCACCCCGATTATTAGGGCCACGCTCTGGTACTTTGGTGGCCCTTCGTCTTCGTCTGATTTTTTCTGTTCATCAAATAATTCATTTCGTCAGTAGCAATTCATATATACGTGAATGAATTCAcaatcacagagagagagagagagagagagagagagagagagagagagagggtactTGCCCTGGCAGCGCCGATCGCACCAGCCCACCACCAGCTCATCGTCttgtgttttggttttgattagaGAGATGAAGATTGGTGAGGGAGGGATGAATTTTGGTATTGGCTTGTTTGTGGTTGCAGATGAAgatgacagagagagagagagagagagagagggagaggaggaggaggaggaggaggccaaCTGTTggaaataattgaagaaaaatacaCCTCAGAGCTGATCTgtcttttattgaaatttttttggggtcctTTTCTgcgtcggttttttttttttttttgggatgtccAAATCAAGATCCATAAGTTAATTTGTTAGAAGTGTTAAGTAGGCAAATTTGCAAACTATAAGTACGATTTATGTAGATAAACATTTGTCATTAATAACCACTAAATTAAGTAATTGAATAAGTGAGAATTCTCATGCACttgtaaattttaatttaaaattatttagtgtTTTACGCGCCAGTGATTTGATGCGCTCCttactttttgtaatttgaaatCTCTAGCgtttcaaattcaaatcttaTATGTTAATAGGAGTTAGAAATACCTACTCAGCAAAACTTATTGAGAATCGTGCAGagactaaaataattttttcaaaaatagtaagtgaacaatttgaattttttttttcttctctcttttggacAAAGAAGAGAAATGGTAACCAAATGAAAGGATCCTCCCATTCGTGTCCTTACAttagtattttctttctttctttccagtcaAATAACAACTTAGAATAAGGTGGTTGTCATCGTGGTAGCTCTGTCTATTGTGATTGCTTCCATGGAAAGTTTGGTGTGTCACCTAATTGAGGAGAGGTGGAAAAGGTCTCCCCAAGAAGTACTCCATGAATTGACCTCAGCCTGCCTCCACGAGGAAAAATAGGGCAAACTTCACTTACACCGCCGGTGATTTGGTCAATGGACGCAACGCATTACTCTCTTGATCTTTGTTTATCAGCAGTTCAGCACATAAATTCCTATGATTTGTGGACTTATGTGCACCATCATCACACTTTCTGTCTAAACTAACAGGAGGTTTAACCCGCATGTGGGGAGTACCACATCGACTATATTGCTTCTTCTTTAGCCCTAGGTGCAAAACAAAATGGATCCAAATGaatgggaagaagaagaagttgaactCTCAGccgaaaaaaataacaaaatctcAACATTAAAAAACGATTGAAAATTAGCAGGGCGATACAATCTACTGCGATGAACTTGTCGAAACTCGTTGCTCCAGTAACCATTGCTTGGCTTTACATTGCCATGAATAGCTGGTAGGTCACTGTACTGGTAGAGATACCCCAAGCCCTTTGCTATATACTATTTAACACGGATTGGGTAAGGAATTCAGTTAATTTGAAAGTACATAAAGGATGGATTAGCTCATATTAATTTGGGAGATGATAAAAgaccaaaatggatgacaaatAGAGCCAGAGAGAGTCACTATGCTGTGTATGGTTCATATCCATCATTAGCAAAAACTAAAAGATGCTGTCGTTCACCAAAATGTCCGTACTTGTTTGTGCAAAGTGTTTGGTTAGTAACATACCTCTTTGTAAAACACCAGAGTTGTACGGCATGGGCTCCCGCTGCTTCTCCAAACAACATCATTGAAACGTCTGAAACGTTGACGTTGCACTTGATGACATCAATGCAAATCAATCTGATCCACAAAGTCGTAAATGATGTTCTCCAGCATAGTCCTTATGTTGTGCGGAGAGCCACCGAAAACTCCACACACTACTCCAAACATCGATGGTTATGAATATTGACGtgaagtataaaaaaaatataccaaGCAAAACCAAACATGAAAAGAGTTTGCGTGGTTCGGCTTATGTTTCGTACAAACCTACTCCACGTGCAGTCGAGCAATGGCTTCAGTTCCACTAATGCAAAGCAGCAAAGGTAAACGGATGCACAAGAGagctacaaaaaaaaagtttctgcaGCAACCCCTTCTCAATATCTCACCAAACACAAAATAGAGGCACTAACTGAGACTCTTATACTTCTCTCTTACAAATAATGAATCTCAATAAACATATTCAATCTAAGAGAGACTTTGCCAAAACTCCTTACCAAAATAGGTTCGCAACTCGCTGAAAATGTCAAACCAAGTCACGGCACGTACAGACGGATTCAACTACCATCCAGATGTAAAAAACTGAAGCCTCTGGAGTCAAAACCAAGCCAACCGTCGTCTGAAAGCAAAAAATTGAAGTCTCTAGAGTTAAAACCAAACCAACTGTCCGAACGGCTTTTAACCTCATCCATGATTGCAGGTCCTCCTTTTTTTGAtcaatcctttttcttttcttttttaatcaaaaaaagatTGCAGGTCCTCCTCAAGAAGCTAAGATCGCCTCTGAGTAAGCACGTAATGAGAGAGAGCGCATGGATCTTCTTGCAAGAGATGCCCTTTCCAAGCTTTAATCTATTTTCATTACCTACTGTTCTGGACTGTCTTGAAACTCAGTTGTTAGATGACTCTAGCGTGTTTCCTATCCCCATATTGTGTACTCAAGTTATTCGTGCAAGTTCCGGCTTAAACCCAACCCCCCACTAACTTCCATTCTCAGCACTCCTTCAAACCCGTTGCCCTGTGAACAACCATCTTAAGAGAATCTGATTCAAAAACCTCCTAGGCCGCTCTCAGCTAAAAGTATTTTGTGGAGTGGGTATATATCCCTCTCCTCCAACTGCACCACCTCCCTCAGAGCCATTAGCCTCTCCAGAAAGGGCGTTGCTACTAAATATTTCCAAAGTACTTCCTAAGCACTGAGAATCGATTGCGGAAGGGGGAATGGCAAGAACCGCGGCAGAAGAGTTCCGCTTCTTTAAGCCACTGTCAGCAACTCTTAACAAATAAGACAGAACAAGATCGATTAACATCCGAAGAGGTTTTTCTTCTTTACCcaaaagatgaagaagaggGTTCTCTCTTATCATTATCAAAACAATATTGATTTCGCAATCTTTCAAGGTACACTAAAACACCATGGCTATAGTAGTTTCAGGTCAGCTCTCCCTGCATTCCTGATGAACTTAAGGGCAATAATCAAAGATGGACAAGAGTCTGAATCAGCAAATTGAGCTAGTTGTTAGACTGAACTGCACACCACTCCCAAGCCAAAAACTTCTAGTccagggagagagaagaaggtgatCAACGGTTTTGTGGCCAGAAAACATAAAAGGCATACAGAATTATCAATAATCTTCCTTTCTAAGAAGGTTTTCAACAGTAATGACACCATATCGATATGCCTTCACCGGGATGGAATGATCTAGGGATGTTTAATCTTTAGACTAACAATACTCCATACCCGCATTTGACAGAGTAACAACAATCAGAGACACCAAAAAACTGAGAAAGCAAGTTGTGCAACGGAAAAATGTCTATTACTGCACCGAAATTGCACACTAATGCTGAGGTGTGAAAGCTAACAAGTTAACCAAGAAAAGCACAATTCGATCTACCAAAAGCAATCACACAAACAAGAGAACATAAGACTAAACACACTTTGCATGTGCTTAATGAAGTGACGGCCACCCTATGTcggtaaaaaatcagtttctcATGTGCTTTCTGTGAAGGTTAACAGCTAATCTTTGCAGTCACTGTGATTCGACTACCTTGCATTTCTTATTTCAGCTGTACTATAACACCAAGACTCTTATATCCACAAGCTAGTAATAACCTGCTAGAAAAATTCTCAAGATCAAATAAAGAACATGTGCAACTAAATCACATTTCTTACCATTAACAAGCTAGAATTCATGACTGGCAGAGGGTGTGTAACGAAAGAAGAGCACGTCTACAAGCTTCAGAGGCCAGAAAGCATTCCACTTTAATGTGGAGGGATCTTCTATAACTATTTCTCTACACGCTCTGACAACCTGTGTTCTTCATCCTTAGAAACATGTGGATCAAGCATGCAAAGGTCATTCACAAACGCTTTTGCCTTGTCATGGCGATAGAGCTTACAATACCCATCAACAATGGAGTTGTAAGTACGGTTGTCTGGTTTACAGCCCTGTTTGATCATGTGTCGAATCACATCAATTGCCTCAACAAACATAACCTCTGCAGCACAACTCGCGACAAAAGTATTATAAGTGATCACATTTGGAACAACACCAGCTTCCGTCATTTCTTTCAACACACGTGATGCTTCTCTCATTCCTCCATTTCTGGTATAAGCAAAAATCAGAGTGTTGTATGAAATTACATCAGGCTTGACTCCTTTTGCCAATATATCCCTCAGAATTTCTTCGGATTTCTCGAAATTCCCAGACCGACTGTACATGTACATCAAGCTATTGTAAGTGGCCAAGGTAGGAGTAAATCCGTTTTCACACATGAATTTCATTATCTCATTGGCTTTGGAAATCATCCCCCTCTTACCGTATAGCGAAACCATGGCATTCAGAGTAGTTATATCAAGACCAGAACCCTTTCTTCTCAATTCCAAGAAAGCTCGTTCTGCTTCCATCAAAAGGTTATTCTTGCTATAAACCAGAACAAGGGTCTTCAATAGTAGACCACTATTACCTATTGCACCAGAGTATATCTCCTCCGCTAGAGCGTGCATTTGTTCAATTGCCTTCCCATTGGCATAAGAATGAAGCAAAGAACTGTATGTTAACTCATTAGGTTTGCACTGACGATCCTTCATCTCACCGAGTAGCTTCTCAGACTGTTCCCAGTGCCCTCCCCTAGCCAATGCAACTAAAGCAGCATTATAGCTGGAAATATCTGGAGTAAATCCTGCATCTAACATGCTCTTATAAACAACCATGGCTTGGTCAAAAGATCCACTTCGACCATAAACGCTGATTAAGGTATTAAAAGTATCCCTCTCAGCTACAAACCCTGTTCTCTTCATTTCCTTGAAAACTCGGGTGACTTCTGTAACCATCCCATTTTTTCCAAACACAGTCAGAATCGTGTTCCACGTAGAGGTATCTGGGGTACATCCACAAGTCTGGATATCTTCCAAAACCTTCATCATTTCTGCAATTCTCCCTCTGGTTCCATGCATTTTTATAAGAGCATTATAAGTACAGATATTTGGTTTACAACCGGCACTTCTCATCTCCTCAAAAACCCTCATTGCGGACTCATCCTTCCCAGCCTTCTCAAATCCAGAAAAGAGAGTGGTATAAGTAAACACATCTGGCTCAATGCCTTTTTCcaccattttgttttttaactCCATTGCTTCATCAAATAGGCAATTCCTAGTGCAAGCCGATATCAACGAATTAAAAGTCACAATGCTAGGACAAAACCCATTAATCTCCATCTCGTGCAAAATCTCCAAGGCTTCCTTAGGACGCCTAGACTTCCCATAGACATCCAACAAGGCATTATAAGTAACCTTGTCAGGTGTAATTCCGGCTAACTTCATCTCCTCAAAAATCCTTCCAGCTTCTTCACACAGAGACCCACGTCTACAACAAGCTATAAGAGTATTGTACGTATATGCATCAGGGACAACCCCAGAACTCCTCATGTCATCCAACATCGCCATGATTTTATTCCATGGCATAGACATTTTCCCATACACATTCAACATCAAATTGTAGGTAATCAATGTAGGCTTAAAACCCTCTTCCTCCATTCTTTTGAATACAATCACAGCCTCTATATACCTCCTATTCCCAGCAAAAGCACTAATCAGAGAAGTATATACATAAGCATCAACACGAAAACCATCTTTCTCTAAATTATCAAACAAAGAAACCGCGGCAGAAACCCGGCCCTCTTTGCCAAGAAAACTGATAATCACACTTACAATCGACCCATTTAACAGAAGACCCCAATCTCTACGGTTCCGAACCCAGTGAAAAACACTCTTGGCCAAGTCCAATTTCTTGTAAAAACGCAAGCCCTTAACTATGCCCAGAATATCAGCAGAAAGGGTGTCAGTGGGCAACTCTGATTCATCATCCCCAATACGGGAACTGAACAAATTGAGCAAAGTTTTGTCGAGTTTAGAGGTTTCGAAACTCGGGTCGATGAGGGTATGGAGAGTTGACTGACCTCGTGGGGAGAGGTGGTAGTGGGACCATGGCTTGTCTCTGTTGGGATCGTTGAGCTTGCGGAGGCGGCGCCGGGGTTGGGGATTTTGGTTGGGTTTTTTGCGACGGATGACTTGTAATAGAGGAAGAGCGAGTGGAGGTGTGGGGGTGTCGTGGGTTAGGGGCTGGTCTCGAAAGAAGGGTTTGTGGGTTGGAAGGCAGGGTGTTAGTAGAGGGACAGAGAGCTTATCCGCCATGAAAACAGAATccggagagagaaagtgagggCTATTTGGAGAGGGAGGGAAAGAGATAAAAGGAGGGAGGCTTTCTGGATTTtgcctccatttttttttttaaggaaatggAACCGGTTTCTGCCTCCAATGTGTTTACTGTTGAGACTCTAGGGACCCTGCAGCCCTCGGCACGTTGCAAATTGCAgtgcttgatttttttatttgtctcgacaatcaattatttaaatttaaaaaaaaatcggagAAAAGtttacagtaattttttttaaaaaatttgaaccgtataaaatacttttagacggtCAAATGCAGCACTACAAGGTGCAATGCTTTTGAGGCACCGCACAAACCCACCTTCCAGACTCTTGAGAGTGGTATATACGTAGGGAAAAAAATCTGCATCTGTACTCCAATTTCCACTGCACAAGAAAAACTACAATGAATTAGTGGTACCCctgatcaaagaaaaaaaaaatagtgctaCCCGTGTAGCGGCCGAAAAATCGGATAGCAGTATGCATCGAGGAATCGGctaataaccaaaccaaactaaaatcgAGTATTGTGTCTCAATCAATTAGGATCGGTTATacgaataatattttttattgagtTCTGTCCAGGACAACTTGGTCACTTAGATTTAATAAGTCCAAATCACTGCATCCAAACCCTACTATCGACTTTTCTTGACTACTCTATCTATAAGTCTACGATAAATATGTTTAAACCACCTTAATGCATAGTTACGATTCCTACCATCTCACAAATACTTCTGCTTATATGGATGATATTTTCTGAAGCACTGCGcaaggattttttattttttttttgatcaaatggaAATTCAAAAATGGTGGCACCATGTTTCGAACTCTAGTACCCTGGTTCCATCAGCTTTGTATGGCACATCAAAGAACCATTCAGCCGAAGTACAACGTGGATTCGGAAGTCTGGACCAACTAGAACGGGCCATTGTGGTGCAAGGTGTCTGGTTTTGTGGATTCAAAATCAGATCCCTAATTATAGGCCCAAAATTGGTTGGCCCGTCTATCAGATTTTGTTGGGTTCCAATTGGAAATGAAGTAGTAGTAATTAAGGTTTGGTTATTGTGTTTCAATCGATTAGAGTATTGTGTTTCACCACAACTGTCTGTCTACAATGGGTCAAATTTTGGAGAAGATGTGAGGATCATAAGAAATAGGTAAGAAAATAGGTATGGTAGACGAAAATGTTAAACTCCATAATCCACAGGTGATTCGTTTATAAAGATGTGGATGGGTATTTTTCAACAAGGGGATAACGGGGATGCGAGTAAGCGGatgacatttttgtaattttccgtTGAATAAAGGTGGGAAATAAGATTTGAATTTTCTGGGTGGAAAAATTTAATCCTCTTCCAAAGGGGACAAAATAATCTCTAGGGGACCGTAATCGGCGGCTAAAAAGGTTAATAACCCCTGGATACGGGTGAACTCAGATAGCCATATTAGGAATCATGCTACTACATCGGAGCAATTATGTCCTGACAAAATATAGCCCCCAAGTTTGTAACTTGGACATTTGCTGATGTAATTGTTTCGTGGAGATTTCGAATGAATGAAGCTGGTAGAGATCATGTAGTACATTGAGTTATCGGACATTTCGTACAAGTCTGAGTTTCTTTTGTAATCATCTCACAAGCGTGCGTTAGGTGAATAAATATTGGGTACGAACTCGATCGATCGACATCCTAATTACATCTCAAAATGATAATTAATTACAAGTAGTGGCACTAACTTAAGTGGTGTCATTACTTAAGAGACTCAATATTCAACTTATAAaggtatatatatgtacagtGATTTGAAACCACCATCCAGTGTGATATTAGTGGCC
This region includes:
- the LOC131307201 gene encoding pentatricopeptide repeat-containing protein At5g02860 → MADKLSVPLLTPCLPTHKPFFRDQPLTHDTPTPPLALPLLQVIRRKKPNQNPQPRRRLRKLNDPNRDKPWSHYHLSPRGQSTLHTLIDPSFETSKLDKTLLNLFSSRIGDDESELPTDTLSADILGIVKGLRFYKKLDLAKSVFHWVRNRRDWGLLLNGSIVSVIISFLGKEGRVSAAVSLFDNLEKDGFRVDAYVYTSLISAFAGNRRYIEAVIVFKRMEEEGFKPTLITYNLMLNVYGKMSMPWNKIMAMLDDMRSSGVVPDAYTYNTLIACCRRGSLCEEAGRIFEEMKLAGITPDKVTYNALLDVYGKSRRPKEALEILHEMEINGFCPSIVTFNSLISACTRNCLFDEAMELKNKMVEKGIEPDVFTYTTLFSGFEKAGKDESAMRVFEEMRSAGCKPNICTYNALIKMHGTRGRIAEMMKVLEDIQTCGCTPDTSTWNTILTVFGKNGMVTEVTRVFKEMKRTGFVAERDTFNTLISVYGRSGSFDQAMVVYKSMLDAGFTPDISSYNAALVALARGGHWEQSEKLLGEMKDRQCKPNELTYSSLLHSYANGKAIEQMHALAEEIYSGAIGNSGLLLKTLVLVYSKNNLLMEAERAFLELRRKGSGLDITTLNAMVSLYGKRGMISKANEIMKFMCENGFTPTLATYNSLMYMYSRSGNFEKSEEILRDILAKGVKPDVISYNTLIFAYTRNGGMREASRVLKEMTEAGVVPNVITYNTFVASCAAEVMFVEAIDVIRHMIKQGCKPDNRTYNSIVDGYCKLYRHDKAKAFVNDLCMLDPHVSKDEEHRLSERVEK